DNA from Nitrospina gracilis Nb-211:
AGCCGAACGCGTGATCGAAAAACTTAACGGCATCCTTCTCCGTGGTCACAAGCCACTCGGCGCCATTTTCGCGGGCGCGCGTCTCGATTTCTTTCAAATCCTCGTCGCGGTAGGCATAATGATCCGGAAACGCGAACTTCGCCACCACTTCCGCGCCCAGCGCCTCGAGCGATGCCTTGAAGTCGGCGGGATTGCCGATGCCGCAGAACAATCCGACGCGCCGTCCCTGCAATTCCGCAAGCGGCGTGACCTGGCCCGTGGGCGGATGGATGAGGTCGAGCGGTCTGAGTTGCGTGGCGATGACGGGAACCTGCTTCGGGTTGTGCGCGATCAGGCCGTTGTTCACGGAAGGACGGTAGCGGGTGAGGCAGATGACATCGGCGCGCTCGATCTCTTCCAACGGCTCGCGCAGTTCGCCCGCCGGGAAAATGTACCCGTTGCCGAACGGGTCCTGGTGGTCGCACAAAAGAATATTGAGGTCGCGGTGCAGTGGCAGGTGCTGGTAGCCATCGTCGAGAATCAGCACGTCCGCGTCCAGGTTGTCGATGGCGAAGCGTCCGCTGGCAAAACGGCTTTTCGCGGTGAGCACGGGCACGCCTTCCAGCCGGCGCGCCATCATCACCGGTTCGTCCCCGGCCTCGGCCGGAGACAGCAGAACCTCTTTGCCGTCGCTGACCACGTTGACCGCCAGCGGCGACTCGCCACCGTAACCGCGGCTCAACACCGCCGGACGGTAGCCGTACCGCTTCAGGGTTTCGGCGATGCACACCACCGTCGGCGTTTTGCCGGTGCCGCCCAGGGTCAGGTTGCCGACGCTGATGACGCGTTTCTCCAGCTTGCGCGTCGGCAGAATTTTCAGGCGGTAACAGGCCACGCGCAGTCTCTGCGCCAGGCCGTAGAACAACGACACGCTTCTCAAAAGCAGGTACAGTGGCACGTGGTAGAAACGGCGGCCGGGCGAGATGACCTGGTAGAACAAGGACTCAATGCTCATTTTTGTTTTCGGAATCCCCGGCGCATCCCCAAAACGCCTGTATCTGGTTTATAATCAAAGCCATGATTGTGATCTATCATCTTATCACAGGCCTCGTGTTTATGGCGGTTTCGCCTTTCGTTCTGGCGCGGATGGCGTACGACCCCGACTTCCGCGGCAAGATGCGGGAACGCTGGAGCAACTGGAAATCCCTGCCTGTCTGTAAAGACACGCTGTGGGTGCACGCGTCTTCGGTGGGCGAGGTGCGGGTGGCGCGGGTGTTGATCCGTGGCCTTCTGCAACGCTTTCCGCATCACCAGGTGGTGCTCTCCACGTTCACGCCAACGGGATACCAGCAGGCGGTGGAGTTCGATCTCTGTCCGGTGTTCCGCCTGCCGCCGGATTTGTTCTGGCTCAACGCGGGCGTGCTCAACCGCCTGCACCCGGCTTTGCTGGTATTGATCGAGGCCGAGTTCTGGCCGGGACTCCTGCACCAGTGCGCCGGACGCGACATCCCGGTTCTGCTGGTCAACGGCCGCATGTCGCGCAAGTCCGCAAGACGCTACCGGCAGATCGCACCTTTGTTCCGCTGGATGGTGGCGGGCGTGGACCGCTTCGCCATGCGCTCCCAGGAAGACACGGACCGCCTGCTCGGCCTGGGCATCCCGGAGGCGCGGGTGGACACCACGGGCAACATGAAATTCGACGCCCTGCCGGAAGCCGCCGCCGGTGAACAGAAACAGGAAGACCGCACGCTCATCGTGTTCGGCTCGACGCGCCCCGGCGACGAACCGCCCATCCTCGACGCCATCACCCGCCTCACGCAGGAAATGGAGAACGCGCCGAAGCGGTTCGTCCTCGCGCCGCGCCACCCACAACGCTGTGATGAAGTGGAGGCGATGCTCCTCAACCGCGGCCTGCCGTACAAACGGTTCAGCGAACTCGATGGGCCACCGGACGAAGACACCACCGTCATACTGGTGGATGCCATCGGCCACCTCAACGATTTTTACCGGCAAAGTCAACTCGCGTTCGTTGGCGGCGGGTTCAGCCCGGAGTTCGGCGGACAAAACATCCTCGAGCCCGCCCTGCACGGCGTGCCGGTGGTGTTCGGTCCGCACATGGACAACTTCAAAGAAGAAGCGCGCCTGCTGGTGGAGTCCGGCGGCGGCATTCAGTTGAAAAGCGCCGACGATCTGTATCCGACCCTGCGCGAACTGCTCCTGCAACCGGAGGACATGCAACTGCGCGGACGGCTGGCGCGCGAGACCATCGAAAAAAACCGCGGCGCCCTGGACGCCAACCTGCGCATCCTCGAACAACTGCTGATGCCCACAACCGAGTGACCGGACACTTTTATGCCCCTTCTTTATCACACTCTGTCGAGCCTCGCCGCGATCCTCGTTCTGCCGCTGTTTTTTTTCTACGCCATCATCAACGGCAAAAAAACGCGCGGGCTGGGCCACCATTTCGGCTACGTGCCGAGAGTGAAGCGGGAGGCAGGGCGGCCGCTCGTCTGGGTGCAGGCGCTGTCGTTCGGCGAGGTCAACGCCGCCGCGCCGGTACTGCGCCGCCTGCACGAGGACCGGCCCGATCTCGACATCGTGGTGTCCGTCACCACCGACTCCGGTTACGACGGCGCGCTCCGCCAGATTCCCTTTGCGCGCCAGATCTTTTTTCACCCGCTCGACTGCTGGCCGTTTCTCAATCTCGCACTGGCGCGCCTGCGCCCGGATCTCTACGTGCTCACCGACACCGGTTTCTGGCCGGGCATGATCTACCTGCTCAAAGCGCGCGGCATCCCGCAGATATTATTCAACGGCCGGCTTTCGGAGAAGTCGGTCAAGTGCTATCGCTTCGTCAAACCGTGGGTGCAGGGACTGCTCAACCGCTTCGACCTCATCTGCATGCAAAGCGAGGCGGGCCGGCAGGCGATGGTGAGCCTCGGCGCGGAACCGGAAAAACTGCGCGTGGTGGGCGACACCAAGTACGACGGACTCAAAACCGTCGGCGAGCCGGAAGGCTTCCGCCTGCGCGAGGCGTTGCGCATCCCGGCCAGCCATCCGGTGTGGGTGGCGGGGAGCACACATCCGGGCGAAGAAGCCATCGTGCTCGACGCCTACGAACAACTGCGCGCGCGGTTCCCCAAGCTGACGCTTCTGCTCGCGCCACGCCGCCTGGAACGGGTGGGCGAGGTGATGGGACTGATCGAGGCGCGCGGCCTGAACGCCATCCGCAAAAGCGAGTTGAAGCCGGACGACTCCCACGGCCGCGATGTGATCGTGCTCGACACCATGGGCGAGCTGGCGAAGCTGTATGCCGTGGGCGACGTGACGTTTGTCGGGCGCAGTCTCATCGCGCCGGGCGGCGGGCACAGCCTCATCGAACCGGCGGCGCAGGGCAAGGTGGTTCTGCACGGACCCCACGTCGAGAACGTCCGGCACTCGGCGGACGAACTGGGCGCACTCGGCATCGCCATCGAGGTCGCCGATGCCGACAGCATGGCCAAACGCATCACCGAACTGTTTGAGGAAGACACCCTGCACGCGCGGCTGACGGAAAAAGCGGTGACGCTGGTGAAGGAAAAAAAAGGCGCCTCGCGCGAAATGGCGGCACTGATCTTGAGAGCCTTAGATGGGGCGAACTGAAAAACGGGGGGTGCCCTACTCTTCGTGCGAAGGTGTGGGGACGCTTGTCGATACAGTTTGCTTCGCAGTGAGTTTGCTCACCACGTACACGGCAAGCGTCGCCAGGGTGAAGGCGGGGATCATTTCATAAAGCAAATCTTTCAAACCGGTGTGGTACCAGACGACGGTGGTGACGAATCCCGTCACCATGCCGGCAATCGCGCCTTCGCGCGTCACGCCTTTCCAGTACAGCGAGAACAAAATCACCGGACCGAAGCTCGATCCCAACGCCGACCACGCCAGCAGAACAAACCAGAAAATCACGTGCGTTTCCATCAACGAGATGATCATTGCGCCGAGGCCGAGCACCAGCACGGTAAAACGGCTGATGCGCACGATCTGTGCGTGCGTGAGGTTGGGGTTGATCATCTTCGAGTACACGTCGTGCGCCACGGATGAAGTGGCGACGATGATGAGCGCCGAGACGGTGGACATGATGGCCGCCATCACCCCGGTCAGCACCACGGCGGTGAGGCCCGTCGGCAACAGGTCCGTGGCGGCGCGCGGGAACAGGTGTTCGGGATCGTCCAGCTCCGGGTACAGCGCGTTGCCGCAGATGCCCAACAGGATCGCCGAGCCGTACACGAGGAAGCCCCAGCCGAGGGCGATCCACACGCCGGTCTCGATGACTTTCTTGTCTTTCGCCGCCATGTAACGGTTCAACACCTGCGGCTGGCCGGGGTAGCCGAGGCCGATGCCGAGCAGTCCGATCATCGAGCCGAAGAACACGGCGGTCGGTTTGCCGCCCATCCACTGCAATGTTTCCGGCGAGGCCTGCCCCACCTGCTCCACCATGCCGCTGTACCCGCCCAGGTGCACGAACCCGACCACCGCCAGCACCACCAGGCCCGCGACCATGATGAGTCCCTGCACGAAATCGGTCCATGCCACGGCGAGAAAGCCGCCCATCATGGTGTAGACGATGATGATCGCGCCGCCGACGGGAATGCTGATGTAATGCGGGATGCCGAAAATGGCGTCGAAGGTTTTGCCGATGCCGGTGAACTGCGCCGCCACGTACGCCATCATGCTGAAAAAAATGATGCCGACCGACAGCACGCGCAGCACGCGGGTCTTGTCGTGAAAGTGCGCTTCGAAATAATCGGGGAGGGTGATGGCGCCGGTGTCGAGCGAGTGCTTGCGCAGGCGTTCAGCGAGCAAGAACCAGTTGAGGGCGTACCCGAGCAGGCAACCGGGCAGGAACCACAACGCGGCCAAGCCGTCCTTGTACGCCAGCCCCACCGTGCCCAGCACCGCCCACGCGCTTTCCGATG
Protein-coding regions in this window:
- the lpxK gene encoding tetraacyldisaccharide 4'-kinase produces the protein MSIESLFYQVISPGRRFYHVPLYLLLRSVSLFYGLAQRLRVACYRLKILPTRKLEKRVISVGNLTLGGTGKTPTVVCIAETLKRYGYRPAVLSRGYGGESPLAVNVVSDGKEVLLSPAEAGDEPVMMARRLEGVPVLTAKSRFASGRFAIDNLDADVLILDDGYQHLPLHRDLNILLCDHQDPFGNGYIFPAGELREPLEEIERADVICLTRYRPSVNNGLIAHNPKQVPVIATQLRPLDLIHPPTGQVTPLAELQGRRVGLFCGIGNPADFKASLEALGAEVVAKFAFPDHYAYRDEDLKEIETRARENGAEWLVTTEKDAVKFFDHAFGLPWRVLRVSLEVVEGAEDWLRLIVPESVDERVGGAGAGT
- a CDS encoding 3-deoxy-D-manno-octulosonic acid transferase; translation: MAVSPFVLARMAYDPDFRGKMRERWSNWKSLPVCKDTLWVHASSVGEVRVARVLIRGLLQRFPHHQVVLSTFTPTGYQQAVEFDLCPVFRLPPDLFWLNAGVLNRLHPALLVLIEAEFWPGLLHQCAGRDIPVLLVNGRMSRKSARRYRQIAPLFRWMVAGVDRFAMRSQEDTDRLLGLGIPEARVDTTGNMKFDALPEAAAGEQKQEDRTLIVFGSTRPGDEPPILDAITRLTQEMENAPKRFVLAPRHPQRCDEVEAMLLNRGLPYKRFSELDGPPDEDTTVILVDAIGHLNDFYRQSQLAFVGGGFSPEFGGQNILEPALHGVPVVFGPHMDNFKEEARLLVESGGGIQLKSADDLYPTLRELLLQPEDMQLRGRLARETIEKNRGALDANLRILEQLLMPTTE
- a CDS encoding 3-deoxy-D-manno-octulosonic acid transferase — translated: MPLLYHTLSSLAAILVLPLFFFYAIINGKKTRGLGHHFGYVPRVKREAGRPLVWVQALSFGEVNAAAPVLRRLHEDRPDLDIVVSVTTDSGYDGALRQIPFARQIFFHPLDCWPFLNLALARLRPDLYVLTDTGFWPGMIYLLKARGIPQILFNGRLSEKSVKCYRFVKPWVQGLLNRFDLICMQSEAGRQAMVSLGAEPEKLRVVGDTKYDGLKTVGEPEGFRLREALRIPASHPVWVAGSTHPGEEAIVLDAYEQLRARFPKLTLLLAPRRLERVGEVMGLIEARGLNAIRKSELKPDDSHGRDVIVLDTMGELAKLYAVGDVTFVGRSLIAPGGGHSLIEPAAQGKVVLHGPHVENVRHSADELGALGIAIEVADADSMAKRITELFEEDTLHARLTEKAVTLVKEKKGASREMAALILRALDGAN
- a CDS encoding sodium/proline symporter, which encodes MTELSGAIIVVFCLYVLLMLAIGWVTSRYQKSASHYFLGDRSLKAWVTAVSSTASSESAWAVLGTVGLAYKDGLAALWFLPGCLLGYALNWFLLAERLRKHSLDTGAITLPDYFEAHFHDKTRVLRVLSVGIIFFSMMAYVAAQFTGIGKTFDAIFGIPHYISIPVGGAIIIVYTMMGGFLAVAWTDFVQGLIMVAGLVVLAVVGFVHLGGYSGMVEQVGQASPETLQWMGGKPTAVFFGSMIGLLGIGLGYPGQPQVLNRYMAAKDKKVIETGVWIALGWGFLVYGSAILLGICGNALYPELDDPEHLFPRAATDLLPTGLTAVVLTGVMAAIMSTVSALIIVATSSVAHDVYSKMINPNLTHAQIVRISRFTVLVLGLGAMIISLMETHVIFWFVLLAWSALGSSFGPVILFSLYWKGVTREGAIAGMVTGFVTTVVWYHTGLKDLLYEMIPAFTLATLAVYVVSKLTAKQTVSTSVPTPSHEE